A genomic region of Nostoc sp. UHCC 0702 contains the following coding sequences:
- a CDS encoding HlyD family efflux transporter periplasmic adaptor subunit, protein MTQVNGNRLNDDNGNGKRIKTESSLVPSKNQPANKALVNPNDSIFEQSVVLRQSPIWSRTIMMTLIGLACAGITWACLAKIEQVVPATGQLKPEGTVKDVQAPVSGVVKEIYVKDGQSVKQGDLLLTFESVATVAQLNSLKKIRAALIQENQLYRRLMGASSAIASEAEFLRNKLPSDAAFLLKSRAALVAENELLRTELKNSTTGAGLGVDEQQRLQVSQAELNSRAAAAQLEVEKIKKQFAQTEYKLADTKSGLALQQKILDRLKILSQEGGISQLQYLNQQQQVQTLSAEVAQLIEEKKRLQFDIEKGRQELNNTVAVSGKNILEKIGDNKKRIAEIDSQFMKIVLDNEQNLADVNSKISQAELNFKYQVIYAPVSGTIFDSQAKNPGFVVNSSEKLMQIVPNDKYIGEVFITNKDIGFVRKGMKVDVRISTFPFSEFGDIKGEVLGIASDALPPDQTHNFYRFPAKISLDKQFLDVKGKTITLQSGMEISANIKVREERTVMSLFTELFTKQVESLKEVR, encoded by the coding sequence ATGACTCAAGTTAATGGTAATCGTCTGAATGACGATAATGGCAACGGCAAGCGCATAAAAACAGAATCTTCGCTAGTTCCATCTAAAAATCAGCCAGCTAACAAAGCTTTAGTTAACCCAAACGATAGTATTTTTGAGCAATCTGTTGTACTACGCCAATCTCCAATTTGGTCACGCACAATTATGATGACTCTGATAGGGTTAGCCTGTGCTGGAATTACTTGGGCTTGTTTGGCCAAAATTGAGCAAGTAGTGCCTGCTACTGGTCAATTAAAGCCTGAAGGAACAGTTAAAGATGTTCAAGCTCCTGTTAGTGGAGTAGTCAAAGAAATTTATGTCAAAGATGGACAAAGTGTCAAACAAGGTGATCTACTGTTAACTTTTGAAAGTGTTGCCACTGTTGCACAATTAAATTCATTAAAGAAGATTCGTGCTGCCTTAATTCAAGAAAACCAGCTTTATCGCCGTCTGATGGGAGCTAGTTCTGCCATTGCATCAGAAGCTGAATTTTTACGCAATAAATTACCAAGTGATGCCGCTTTTTTATTGAAAAGTAGGGCAGCATTAGTTGCAGAAAATGAATTACTGCGTACTGAATTGAAAAACTCCACTACAGGTGCAGGGCTAGGAGTTGATGAACAACAACGTCTACAAGTTTCTCAAGCAGAATTAAATTCTCGCGCTGCTGCGGCGCAGTTGGAAGTAGAAAAAATTAAAAAACAGTTTGCTCAAACTGAATATAAACTGGCAGATACTAAATCTGGTTTGGCTCTTCAGCAGAAGATTTTAGATAGACTGAAAATTCTATCACAAGAGGGTGGCATATCTCAGCTTCAGTATCTTAACCAACAACAACAAGTACAAACCCTATCCGCAGAAGTAGCACAATTAATTGAAGAAAAGAAACGCCTCCAGTTTGATATTGAAAAAGGACGGCAGGAGTTAAACAATACTGTGGCTGTTTCTGGTAAAAACATTTTAGAAAAGATAGGCGATAATAAAAAACGCATTGCAGAAATCGATAGCCAATTTATGAAAATTGTGCTAGATAATGAACAAAATTTGGCAGATGTCAATAGCAAAATTTCTCAAGCTGAATTAAATTTCAAATATCAAGTAATTTATGCTCCTGTATCAGGAACAATTTTTGATTCGCAAGCCAAAAATCCAGGCTTCGTAGTCAATTCATCTGAAAAACTGATGCAAATCGTACCTAATGATAAATATATAGGTGAGGTTTTTATCACTAACAAAGACATTGGTTTTGTACGTAAAGGTATGAAGGTTGATGTGAGAATTTCCACCTTTCCCTTTAGTGAGTTTGGCGATATCAAAGGAGAAGTTCTTGGGATAGCATCAGATGCATTACCACCAGACCAAACACACAATTTCTATCGATTTCCAGCTAAAATTAGTTTAGACAAGCAGTTTCTTGATGTTAAAGGTAAAACAATAACCTTGCAGTCAGGAATGGAGATTAGTGCCAATATTAAAGTACGTGAAGAACGGACTGTTATGAGTCTGTTTACCGAACTGTTTACCAAGCAAGTTGAGAGTCTTAAAGAAGTGCGTTAA
- a CDS encoding peptidase domain-containing ABC transporter, with the protein MTYIKNTFQEFVSTLEGFNELPSEVIANLSNQLQAWRYRIGQKIIGKEAIPERVTILFEGQVRLLGFDPQTQIPTTLMLLQPGAIIGEISLLRGVACETAIASNEVVCLTLSTAEYLRLFSSYPAFANTRQNITHVVEVFDILGLQLQKQANAATNLQELTQKALPGAKVHYLNPGKTQFTQLNSDSIWFVSGGGTVTDFPPGSCLELSDGKNVIEVKGTNPARLIGLLPSDLLSIDNSHQLQPVEVIVNDAQPTVIDEVEIPYASDEEVVQSTYSSQGRQKHQNYPFFRGKGELNTTFACFQMVAKHLQMPFRREVVRRILNEQLKRQGNVSFQACAYLAELIGLKAQLIDLPQAAITRIPTPALIRYGDSFAVLYAVDANKVVVAVPSQGIVRCKPAQLLEQLDADEVNFPPQVRVLLLAATKQTPQERFGLRWFLPYLSSHRRVLIEVFIASFFVQLAALANPLVIQLIIDKVIVQNSINTLNVLGILLLVVGIFEAILTTLRTYLFVDTTNRIDMGLGSQIIDHMLRLPLRYFERRPVGELATRINELENIRQFLTGTALTVVLDALFSVVYIIVMVFYSWQLTLVGLGTIPIFIIITLIASPTVSRQLRSKAERNSETQSYLVEVMSGIQTVKAQNIELRSRFSWQERYARYVAAGFKTVVTSTLANSTSSFLNKLSSLLVLWVGAYLVLQGELTLGELIAFRIISGYVTSPILRLAQLWQSFQETALSLERLSDIVDTPQEGEVDRSNIPLPAIVGAVKYENVSFRFAASGPMQLSNVSIDFAAGNFIGIVGQSGSGKSTMMKLLLRLYDVESGRILIDGYDISKVELYSLRRQVGVVPQEPLLFDGTVQENIGLTNPEATTEEIIEAARVAAAHEFIMSLPNGYNTRVGERGAGLSGGQRQRIAIARSVLQRPKLLVLDEATSALDYPTERQVCLNLARAFQGDTVFFITHRLNTVSHADVIVVMDGGRIIEQGSHQELMAAKGHYYYLYQQQEVNL; encoded by the coding sequence ATGACTTATATCAAGAATACCTTTCAAGAATTCGTATCTACCTTAGAGGGGTTTAACGAGTTACCATCTGAGGTGATTGCTAATTTATCAAACCAACTACAAGCTTGGCGCTATCGTATAGGTCAGAAGATTATTGGTAAAGAAGCAATCCCCGAACGAGTCACAATTCTTTTTGAGGGTCAAGTACGGCTGTTGGGATTCGATCCCCAAACGCAAATCCCGACTACCTTAATGTTGCTGCAACCAGGGGCAATTATCGGCGAAATAAGTTTATTGCGTGGTGTTGCTTGCGAAACAGCGATCGCTTCTAACGAAGTGGTATGTCTAACCTTGAGTACAGCTGAATATTTACGTCTTTTTTCTTCTTACCCAGCATTTGCCAATACTCGACAAAATATCACTCATGTGGTAGAAGTCTTCGACATCCTGGGTTTACAGCTGCAAAAACAAGCTAACGCCGCTACTAATCTCCAAGAACTGACACAAAAAGCTTTACCTGGTGCAAAGGTACATTACCTAAATCCCGGAAAAACTCAATTTACCCAACTAAATAGTGACAGCATTTGGTTTGTCAGTGGCGGTGGTACGGTAACGGATTTTCCCCCAGGTTCTTGCTTAGAGTTGAGTGATGGCAAAAATGTAATTGAGGTTAAAGGCACAAATCCGGCTCGTTTAATTGGTTTACTTCCTTCAGATTTATTATCCATAGATAATAGTCATCAGTTGCAACCGGTAGAAGTAATTGTCAACGACGCTCAACCAACTGTTATAGATGAAGTAGAAATTCCCTATGCATCTGATGAAGAAGTTGTGCAATCAACATATTCATCACAAGGTAGACAAAAACACCAAAATTATCCATTTTTCCGGGGGAAAGGCGAATTAAATACCACTTTTGCCTGTTTCCAAATGGTAGCGAAGCACTTACAAATGCCGTTTCGTCGGGAAGTGGTGCGTCGCATCTTAAATGAACAACTCAAACGCCAAGGTAATGTATCGTTCCAAGCTTGTGCTTACCTAGCAGAATTAATCGGACTGAAGGCGCAGTTAATAGATTTACCACAAGCTGCAATCACACGCATTCCCACACCGGCACTAATTCGCTATGGTGACAGTTTTGCTGTTTTATATGCAGTGGATGCCAATAAAGTTGTTGTGGCTGTACCATCCCAAGGAATTGTCCGTTGCAAACCTGCTCAACTACTTGAACAATTGGATGCTGATGAAGTTAATTTTCCGCCTCAAGTCCGGGTATTACTGCTAGCAGCTACCAAGCAAACACCCCAAGAACGCTTCGGTTTGCGGTGGTTTCTCCCCTATTTGTCAAGCCATCGCCGAGTTCTGATAGAAGTCTTTATTGCTTCTTTCTTTGTGCAGTTGGCAGCCCTAGCCAACCCTTTGGTGATTCAATTAATTATCGATAAAGTTATCGTTCAAAATAGTATCAATACCCTGAATGTTTTGGGAATATTACTATTAGTAGTAGGCATCTTTGAAGCAATCCTCACTACATTACGAACTTACTTATTTGTCGATACTACCAACCGTATTGATATGGGTTTGGGGTCGCAAATTATCGACCACATGCTACGGCTACCGCTACGCTATTTTGAACGCCGACCTGTAGGGGAACTAGCCACTCGCATCAACGAATTAGAAAATATCCGTCAGTTTCTCACTGGGACAGCACTAACAGTAGTGTTGGATGCGCTGTTTTCCGTGGTGTATATTATCGTGATGGTGTTTTACAGTTGGCAACTCACCCTAGTAGGTTTAGGAACCATCCCAATTTTTATCATTATTACTTTAATTGCTTCTCCTACTGTTAGCAGACAGTTACGTAGTAAAGCCGAACGCAACTCCGAAACTCAATCTTATTTAGTTGAGGTGATGTCAGGAATTCAAACCGTAAAAGCGCAAAACATCGAATTGCGATCGCGCTTTTCTTGGCAAGAGCGTTATGCACGGTATGTAGCTGCTGGCTTTAAAACTGTTGTGACTTCTACCCTCGCCAATTCTACAAGTAGCTTTCTCAACAAACTCAGCAGTTTATTAGTTTTGTGGGTAGGCGCTTATTTAGTACTCCAAGGCGAATTAACTTTAGGGGAATTAATCGCTTTTAGAATTATCTCAGGTTACGTCACCAGTCCCATATTGCGCTTAGCTCAACTTTGGCAAAGCTTTCAAGAAACAGCTTTGTCTCTAGAGCGTTTAAGTGATATTGTCGATACACCACAAGAAGGTGAAGTAGACCGCAGCAATATTCCTTTACCTGCTATTGTCGGTGCAGTGAAATATGAAAATGTTTCGTTCCGGTTTGCAGCTAGTGGCCCCATGCAACTTAGCAATGTGAGTATTGATTTTGCTGCGGGGAATTTTATCGGCATTGTCGGACAAAGTGGTTCGGGTAAAAGTACGATGATGAAATTACTGCTGAGGCTATACGATGTAGAGTCTGGCAGGATTTTAATTGATGGTTACGATATTTCTAAAGTGGAACTTTATTCACTGCGGCGACAAGTTGGTGTAGTTCCCCAAGAGCCGTTGTTGTTTGATGGTACAGTTCAAGAAAATATTGGCTTGACGAATCCTGAAGCCACAACAGAAGAAATTATCGAAGCGGCTCGCGTTGCAGCTGCCCACGAGTTTATCATGAGCTTGCCCAACGGTTATAATACACGGGTAGGAGAACGTGGTGCTGGACTTTCCGGTGGACAAAGACAGAGAATTGCGATCGCTCGTTCTGTTTTACAACGACCAAAACTGTTAGTTTTAGACGAAGCAACCAGCGCTTTGGACTATCCCACAGAAAGACAAGTTTGCCTGAATTTAGCTAGAGCATTTCAAGGAGACACAGTATTTTTTATTACCCACCGTCTCAACACAGTCAGCCATGCTGATGTTATCGTTGTCATGGATGGTGGAAGAATTATAGAACAAGGAAGCCATCAAGAACTAATGGCTGCAAAAGGTCATTATTATTACCTATATCAGCAACAAGAAGTAAATTTGTAG